The stretch of DNA TCTATCTTGAGTTCCCTACTTGTAAGGTTTTCATGTACCTCCACTTATCTGAAGTTCAAGCCTTACGGGCCAATGAGTCTCGAGAATTCGACATTTTGTTGAGCGGAGAATCTGTTTACGACTTTTATAGCCCTAAATATCTACAGTCCAATACGGTAGGAAACCCCTCTCCGATCATTTGTGAAGATGGCATATGCAACTTAGAGCTGTCAAAATCTAGTAAGTCTACTCACCCACCTCTTCTCAACGCCTTGGAAATTTTCACAGTTGCCGAACTCCCACAGTCCGAAACAGATGAAAATGATGGTACgtcaatatttaatatttccttttagtttgaCATGAATGTAAATCTACATTCCAATGCGTgattttatatagtaaatttaatatactatatattgtCCAAATTTATAACAGTGGTTGCTATTAAAAAGATCAAAGCTACCTATGGATTGAGTAGAATCTCATGGCAAGGAGATCCATGCGTCCCTCGAGCATTTTTATGGGACGGACTATATTGTAGTGACTCAAATACGTCTATACCACCAAGAATCACTTCCTTGTGAGAATTCTTATACAATACACCCGGTATTACATTTGTAAGAAATTGTTTCctaattacataattaatttgCTAAATCTATAAACAGAAACTTGTCTTCAAGTGGATTAACCGGAACCATAGCACCCGGAATTCAAAATCTAACCCATCTAGAAAAGTTGTAAGTAGGAATTGtctcaaatccaaaaaaatcataCGTAGAAGTTCAATATTAACTTTTGATAATGCTTCCAAAACACAGGGACTTGTCAAATAACAATTTGACTGGGGCAATACCAGAATTTCTAGCTCACATGAAATCTTTGTTACTCATGTAAGCTTCTCGACACTTTTCGTCATAtatcataatattatttatcaGGATCATTTTCACCAATGTATTAGTATTTGGTATATGGTAATAGAAACTTGAGCAAGAACAATATGAATGGTTCAATTCCACAAGCTCTTCGCGACAGAGAAAAGGATGGATTGAGAATATTGTAAGATGGAACTCCACCCATGTACacatattttaattgaaaatccTTAGCACTATGCAATCAAAATCctcaatctttttgttttatagtgTTGGCGAGGACGAGATGAATCAATGTTCATCTGGTTCATGTGGCACAAAGAAAAAATTCCCAACAATGATTATTGCAGTAGCTGCTTCGGCGCTTGTGGTCATCGCAGTGATACTAGTTCTCATATTTGTTTTCAGGAAGAAAAAGGAACCAAGTCATGTGGAAGGTACTTGCATTTTCATAGACCTAGCATTGTAAGTCAACAAGCTACTATGTAATTAATAAGGTGTCATTCTTTTACCAAAATTTGTTCTCTACAGCTACACCCTCATCAAAAATTGTGTCACGAGCGATTGTCACGCCAACTAGTATATCGCCGATATCAATCGagacaaaaaacagaaaatttactTATTTGGAAGTTATGGAAATGACAAACAACTTCCAAAGAGCTTTAGGGGAAGGAGGATTTGGCATTGTCTATCATGGTTATTTAAATGGTTCAGAGCAAGTAGCTATTAAAGTACTTTctgaatcatcatcacaaggCTATAAACATTTCAAGGCAGAGGTATAGATGTTTAAATCTCTTgcaaagtttatatataaaaaaaaaaaaacaaattgttaaaattagataaaaattattaaacggTGTGTTACATTCTTAGTCAGGTTGAGCTTCTTCTGAGAGTTCACCACGTGAATTTGGTAAGCCTTGTAGGGTATTGCGATGAAAGAGATCATTTGGCTCTCATCTACGAATATATGTCTAATGGTGACTTAAAATATCATTTGTCAGGTTTGACAAATCTAATATTAtcattttgatttcttaattattacaaaaaagaaaacatatatacgACGAATTAATTTTGAGGATCGATTGTAGGAAAACACAGTGGTTCTGTTTTGAGCTGGAGTACGCGACTAAGAGTAGCTGTCGATGCTGCACTAGGTTTTTACTAACATAATACTTGTTTTCATATCATAAAAAGCTTATTGTGatcaataaacataaataaatagtcaaatataaatatatatatctgatttatctttaaaaagGCATATGCATAATGTGTAGGATTGGAATACTTACACATTGGATGTCGACCATCGATGGTGCATAGAGATGTTAAAAGCACAAATATATTGTTGGACGAGCGGTTCATGGCTAAAATTGCTGATTTTGGTCTTTCAAGATCTTGCCAACTTGAATCTCATGTTTCAACTGTTGTTGCTGGTACTCCAGGATATCTTGATCCCGAGTAAGTTTATTGAGTCAACTCTTGgatgtatataatttctttattttgttcacCTCGATACAATGTGCTAAAACTCGTGTATACGTTTTTCTCTATTGGTTCATTGAAGTGTACAACATGTCTTGTTTTGCCAGATATTACAGAACAGGTCGGTTGGCGGAGATGAGCGATGTCTACAGTTTCGGGATCGTATTATTGGAGATGATTACAAATCAAAGTGTGATTGACCAAAACCGTGAAAAATCACACATAACAGAATGGGTGGCATTTGCGCTTAATAGAGGAGATATTACCAAGATCATGGATCCTGATCTTTATGGCGATTACAATTCCCGTTCTGTTTGGAGAGCTCTTGAATTGGCTATGTTGTGTGCATGCCCTTCATCTGAAAAACGACCAAGCATGTCACAAGTTGTTAGTGAATTAAAAGAGTGTCTTATTTCTGAGAACACAGTAAGACGTAAGAATCAAGATACGGACTCACAAAGCTCCTTTGAACTGAGCATGAGCTTTGATACCAAAGCAGTCCCTAGTGCACGGTAGTATTTGCAAAGAATTGTCgatttatatatacttgtgcgtatatttccttttctttttgaaaagagcacttctatttctttttgaaggacaaatataacatttttttgtgaaaatacaTTAGTTTTACACAAATTTGGCAATTAATTTTTAACACTCCATCCAATTACATTACTAGAATGACACAACTTTTATGTAGAAAGACTAAAACCCCACATAATTTTTATctgttttttctaaaaaaaaaaatttaaaagaaaaaacaaaaaaacaaaaaaaaatggtttaaaactataattttaaaataagattaatgaaaatataatgtataaaaaatgattttataaatatgatgtttaaaattttattgtattaagCTACATTCAGTTATCTCTTCTTgtcaacaaaaatcaaaaccatctcTTTTGAATGAACACcatctcaaaaatcaaaacaaagaacaagtttAATTAATATCAAGGTTGTGTAAGAAGATTGATGCTTGATTTAAAGAATTAGTGAATGATACTTTTCAGACGTAGTGGAGACTttgaaatttatgtaattaGGTGCAGCGGAGACTTTGAAATTCATGTTTCTGAAAGAGAAGTGCTGCGAAACGTCGAGGGATTGAGATAACATCATTATCCAGACCTATCAAGGCAtttgattttaggaaattttaggCAAccgattgttgttgtttgctgGAACTCTTTCTAGGAGAAAACATCATTATCCAGAGTCCAGACACAATTGAACTATTTCCTTCTATCATTATTATTAGGAGAGAacgagagaaacaaagaatgTGTGGACGTGAAGGTGTTGTTGTTTGAGATGATAATACTAATAGTTTGAATTTTGCTTTATCATTATTTGGCTTCCTAGAAATTAAGTGAATGGTGGTGGTAGAGTATAGGAACAGTGATTTATGTCGTTAGCAACATTTTCCACAAAATCTCACTATATTTTCCATGTAACATCCATGGAGTTTCTGTGCCAATAGAGTCGTCAACCACATAGAGCCTCTTTCCACATAGAACTTCAGAAAGAGTGTCTGCTCCCTTTGAGGTTGATGATTCTTTTGGAGAAGCGGAGTATGGAGATGGAGTTGACATTGGGCAGAGATTTGTTGAGGCTGTGAATGGTGTTGTTGCTAGTAAGGAGAGTGTAGCTAGTGGTGGTTCTAATCCAAATTCTGATTTTAGTGGCGTCAATGTTATTGATAGCTTGGGACTTGGTCAGAGTGAGTTTGTTGCAACGCAGACCTCGTGTACCTTTTCACCTCACACTTATCAGAATACTGCAATCCTGATCCACGTTTGTCTGCTTATTTGTACCAATGAATTTTCCAGCTGATTCGTTTCATTCTTCTCAGCTCGAGATTGTTTCAGTTTCAAAGAACGCAATAGCTGGTAAGATCCAGCAGCTACCCATAGCTACGCCATCTGAACATCATTCACCGATGTATATTGAATCTCGCCTAGAAGTCTTAAGACAACCAGATTCTGTTCATTTGCCTATCCAGTTTCTGCCAAGTACTACCTCTTTGTTCTCCCAACAACCTTTTCAGGAATGTACTTTGAATGTCTCATCCCACCAGTTCATTCATGCTGCACCGATGTCAATGGCTCCCTTGAATGCTCATATTGATGCCACACCATTTTTGATTAACCTGACAATGAAAACCCAAGAAACCCTGTTGGGGAACTTTCCTGCTGAAAGAAATGTGGGGATTCAAAAGTTTGTTCTGCTTGCTACTGACCCAAGATACTCTGCATATCAAGTTATGGTTTCTCCTGGTATACCAACTAGTGGTTATGGAGGGGCTTAGGTTCCACCATCTGACCATATTGTTCTCCCTGATGAAAACTTGCATCAACAAGTAGATGATTGTCAAATGTGCGAGACTTCTCTTCCTCATATGCATTCTGATCCCACTTTATGGTAAAGAGAAATGATGGCTCTACAATGTTTGTACCATATGTGAGCTCATCTTACCCTGCTTCACATCCATATGATATCGTCAGAATCCAACGGATGGATAATCTTACGGGTCAACAAAGCTTCCTCAATCATTCTAGTAATCAAGAAAGAGATACTTTAGAGTTTTGTAAAACATATACtacttcttctctgtttcgtttcaaacttctaactttttttctctctgtataATCTAGACTCTAGAGGaataaacagagagattcaatatgtttgtttttcacGGCTAATCTTGAATTAGATTAGATGTGTTAAGACTTGAGATATTcaatggtttgtttgtttgtttattttatttcaatttataGTTGATAGAGTTAGCTTATTAGTCTTTGTTTAGTCTCTGTTTTAACATACCACTCATTCTTATTGAGTTATTTCTATTTTGTAGATGGATTCTTCCCCATTGCCAAaccaagaaaatgaagaagccGAAGAAGAGTTGATATCACCTGCTACTAATCGAGGCAAAAGAAAAGATGTTGCAGAAGGAAGTGGAGCAACTTCTAAACCCCTAAGCAACCTAAAGAACTAGCTACAAGGTCCCCTGTCTGGAAACACTTCACGAGAGTAAAGGAGCTGAAGGACAAATGCAATTGTAATCATTGTCAAAGAATATTGGGATGTGCATCAGCGTCTGGGAATTCAAACTTGAAGAAACATCTGGATTTGACTTACAAGCAATATAAGGCATCGGAGCAGAGACAATCTCAACATATTATTAAGGAAGATGGAAATcatgaaaactgaaaattttctGAAGAAGTTTTCAGAGAGGCTTCTGATGAGATGCTTGTGTTGGCAGAGTTGCCACTAGCATTCGTTGAAGGATTAGCTTGGAGACACTTTTGCAGTAAGATGCTTCTCTTTAAGCCTCATTCAAAAATAACTTCAACTAGAGACATTGTTGAAATGTTTGTGAGTAGGAAAGCAGCTCTCAAGAAGTGGATTGCAggtaataaaaaaagagtgtctCTGACAACTGATATTTGGGTTGCAAATGTTACTCGTGCGAGCTATATGGTGATCACACTtcattttgttgatgcaaactGGGAGTTCAAGAAGCTGATTATTGGTTTTAAGTATGTCACGGATCACACAGGGAAGACAATATCATCTGTTATGTTGGAATGTTTAGCTGAATGGGAGATAGAGAAGATCTTCACAATCACAGTGGATAATGCAACTGCAAACTCTAGTGCACTCCAAAAGTTTCAGAGGCAATTCAAGTTAGTGAATATTGATGCATTAGTGATGAATGAGAAGTATATGCATATGAGGTGTTGTGCCCACATTATGAATCTAATTGTGAGAGACGGTTTGCATGAAATGAAGGGTAACGTAACAGCCATTCGTAATGCTATTCAGTATGTGAGGTCTAATACTAAAAGATGTGATTCATTTGAGCAGAAGGTTGTAACTGGTAAGATGACTAGAGGGAGTTTGCCTTTGGATGTCAAAACATGGTGGAACTCAACCTACTTGATGCTGTCAAGAGACTTGAAGTTTAGATCGACATTTGATAAGATGGAAATGGAGGACAAGTTATACAGTTACTTCTTTCTAGAAGTAGTGGTTGGTGAAAAAAGGATTGGGCCGCCTTGTTTTACTGATTGGAATGATGTGGAGAGATTAGTAAAGTTTCTAGAAATCTTTTACAAATCCACTTTGGTTATGTCTGCATCTACTAGTGTTGCCTCTTACAAATGCTATGGTGAGATAGTAACTATAGAGAAGAGTATGATGGCCTTGAGTAGTAGTTTAGACAAGGAATTGAGAGCAAAAGCTGATGATATGATAGCTAAGTTTGAAAAGTACTGGGATGGAATGaagcatataaataaaatgttgaTTGCTGCTAGTGTCTTTGATCCAAGGAAGAAAATGCAGTTTGCTAATATGTGCTTTGAAAAGCTTTATGGTAAAGAGAGTCTAGATGTAGCAGAGATGAATGAATCATTCACTGATGTTCTGAAAGCTTTGTTTAAGGAGTATAGTGCAGTTCATAACAAGGGACCAAACAGTCAGTTATCACAGTCAAATCCAACATCAACAGTTGGTGGCCGAGAATACAATGATGCAAGTCATACCAATGATCTAATGGATGATGATGGTGGGTATGAAGTGCCAGAGTCGATGAATTGTGCTTATCAAGAGATGGTTAATGAAATTGGAGTCACAAATCCGAGAGATGAGTTAGACATTTATCTGAAAGAAAAAGTGGAGAATCCTAAAACGATTATGGGAACAGAATGGTATGTATTGTCTTGGTGGAAAGTGAACAATATTAAGTATCCAGTTCTAGCAGAAATAACTAAAGATGTGTTAGCAATGCAGGTTTCTTCTGTTGCATCTGAAAGTGCATTTAGCACTAGTGGTTGTATCATAAAGCCACAAAGGAGCTGTTTAAGTCATTATATGGTTGAAGTCCTTATGTGCACAGAGCAGTGGCTGAAGTGTGAGCTGAATTCAATTGACAAAACAGTTACAAATACACAACTTCTTGCTGATATTGAAATGTTTGATAATCTTCAGAGAGGTAacaatcttttgttaaattattttttgtcaatCTTGAGTAGCGTTTTAACattcatgtttttgttattcACTTGATATTTTTCAGAGTTTGATGGTGATGTTGACTCAAGCTAAAATCATATTTGGATTATCGGATATAAGGTAATTTCATGGTCTTTTGTTGCTTGTTACTTGTTAGTACACTACTACAGTTAGTAACAACctgatttgcttttgtaacaGAGAAACGATGAAGATGTCTACGATTCTTGATTCTTCATGTTAGTACTCTCTTTGATTCTTGAtgtttcttacaattttctGAAGACCTACTTCAAGATTTTATAAgacttttgaatttggttttggaTGTTACTACTCTAGTCTCTACTACttatttatgttttggattatatttttggattatGTTTTGGATTAGTCTCTTTAGTTTCTGAAAGTTCCAGACATGTTACTGATCTTGTTTCTACTGGATTTTTCGTGTGCTTATTGCACATTGAGCTTTACTATgttaaacttaatttataatcttttgtTTAAAGTCTCAACATCACGAGAAGTGTAGGACCAAATTAAATGGAGAAACATTGCTACCTCACTAAGATGTCCTTGTTGTTTACTATTCTTTCCATTGGTTTGTTGTCGAGTCATTTGAAATGTACATATCTCTGTTTTTAACCGGGTAAATTGGTTATACTTGACAGAGTAAATtggttatattttggtttcatttctctgtttttatgaACAGAGTGACAGAGTAAATTGGTTACATTTCTCTGTACATTGTCATTGTCATTTGGGTATTTCGGTTATAAATTGGTTATATCTTGGGTATATTTCGGTATTCCAAAAGAATAACcgaaccgatccgaacccgaaaaaacccgaaccgaacccaaaccaaaatttcCATAATACTTATATGATTCCATAAATTATAAACCCAAAATACCCAAaacccgaattacccgaaccGTACCCAAACAAATACCCAAATGCCCACCGTTAAGAGCTCATATGGAAAGGATGGATTGTTACGCCTAGATTTGGACCATGAAGTAAAAATGATCGGGATTAGGGGGCCGCCTGGGATTGGTAAGACAACCATCGCAAGAGTTCTGTTTAACAAAGTCTCTAACAGATTCCAACTTGCCGCAATCATGGTTAATATCAAAGGTTGCTATCCAAGACCTTGTCTGGATGAATATAGTGCACAATTGCAGCTACAGAAACAAGTGTTGTCTCAGGTGGTCAATGAAATCGATATCATGATTTCCCATTAAGGAGTTGCACAAGAAAGgttgaaagacaagaaagtgTTTCTCGTTCTTGATGAAGTGGATCACATAGGAAAACTAGATGCCTTGGCGAAAGAAACTCGATGGTTTGGTCCCGAAAGTTGGGTTATTATCACAACAGAAGATCTAAGAGTTTTAAAAGCCCATGCGATCAATTATATTTACAAAGTGAAATTTCCATCAAGTGGTATGGCTTTTCAAATCTTTTGTATGCAtgcttttagaaaaaaacaccCGAATGATGGTTTCTTTGACATTGCTTGGGAAGTTATAGCTCTTGCTGGTAAACTCCCTTTGGTATTAAAGGTTCTAGGTTCTACTTTGCGGGGAATGTCCAAGCAGGAGTGGAAAAGGATAGTGCCGAGGTTAAAAACTCGCCTTGATGGAGAAATAGAGAGCATTATAAAGTTCACTTATGATGCCTTATGTGATGAAGATAAAtgtatatttctttatttagcATGCTTTTTCATCTACGAATCAGTTCATATAGTGGAAGCGATTCCTGCAAATAAGTTCTCCGACGTGATGCAAGGTCTTCACGTCTTAGCTAAGAGATCTCTTATAtctattgaaaaaaataaaataaagatccATACTCTACTAGAAACATTCGGAAGAGACCNNNNNNNNNNNNNNNNNNNNNNNNNNNNNNNNNNNNNNNNNNNNNNNNNNNNNNNNNNNNNNNNNNNNNNNNNNNNNNNNNNNNNNNNNNNNNNNNNNNNNNNNNNNNNNNNNNNNNNNNNNNNNNNNNNNNNNNNNNNNNNNNNNNNNNNNNNNNNNNNNNNNNNNNNNNNNNNNNNNNNNNNNNNNNNNNNNNNNNNNNNNNNNNNNNNNNNNNNNNNNNNNNNNNNNNNNNNNNNNNNNNNNNNNNNNNNNNNNNNNNNNNNNNNNNNNNNNNNNNNNNNNNNNNNNNNNNNNNNNNNNNNNNNNNNNNNNNNNNNNNNNNNNNNNNNNNNNNNNNNNNNNNNNNNNNNNNNNNNNNNNNNNNNNNNNNNNNNNNNNNNNNNNNNNNNNNNNNNNNNNNNNNNNNNNNNNNNNNNNNNNNNNNNNNNNNNNNNNNNNNNNNNNNNNNNNNNNNNTTACTTCGTCATGGCCTTACGAAATATCAGCTTTTGGTTGATGCAAGACATATACCTGAAGTTCTCAGTGGTGCTACAAATCGAGTTTATTTGATAACTTGCTATGTTATCTACTTGTATTTCTTATGGTTCTTTTTCAGGATAATAGGCATTTTATAGGGATAATTTAGATTTATCTAAGACTAGGAAAGAATTATATATAAGTGAGAAAGCATTTGCAAGAAAGCATGATTTTCAATGCATAAGAATTAATGAAAATTATGTTGATAATTCTGAGATACTGCAATCACTGCTATATCAGTCTCAAAAGACAGGTTGAGTAAGGTGGCTCACTTTGTGTCTCTATCACACCCATATACGACAATGAAAGTGGCTCTGGCATTCATGGACAACATTTTCAAACTTCACGGGTGCCCTAAGTCTATTGTTAGTGACAGAGATAAGATATTTCTAAGTACATTTTGGAGAGAGTTGTTTGCAATGCAGGAGTGGAGTTCAATTTTTCTAGTGCCTATCATCCACAGAGTGATGGACAGACAGAGGTGGTGAACCGTTGCTTGGAGACATACCTTCACTGCATGTGTAGTGATAGATCATTTGAATGGAGTAAGTGGCTTCCTCTATCTGAGTACTGGTACAACATCACTTTCCATTCCTCGAGTCCCTTCGAAGCTGTTTATGGTCAGTCCCCTCCTGTTCATTTGCCTTATCTACCAGGCGAGTCTAAAGTAGCAGTAGTGGCCAAAAGCTTACAAGAACGAGAGAGTATGATTCTGATTTTAAAGTTCCATCTGCTGAGGGCTCAGCACAGGATGCAGGTATTTGCAAATTAGCATCACACTGAGAGAAGCTTTAACAGAGGGGACAATGTGTTTGTCAAACTTCAACCCTATCGCCAGCAGTCAGTTGTGGTCTGTGGCAATAAAAAGCTATCTCCTAAGCATTATGGTCCCTATAAGGTGATTGATCGCTGCAGTCATGTGGCATATAAACTGGCTCTTCCAGTGGGTTCTCAGATCCATTCGGTGTTCCATATTTCACAGCTTAAGGTTCTGATGGGTCCGAATCACACTACTACTGAATTGCCAATGTTGCTTAACGATGTCTTACTAAAGGAACCTGAGGTAATTTTGGAGAGGAAAATGGTTAAAAGGCAAGGTCGAGCTGCTACAATGGTCTTGGTTAAGTGGACCAATGAAGGCAAAGAGGAGGCCACTTGGGAGTATTTGTTTGATCTGCAGCGTCGCTTTCCTTCCTTTGAACCTTGAGGACAAAGTTCTTCAAACAGGGGAGCTCTGTTACAGGGAGCTCTGTTTGCTCAGCTTATCGGAGTTGTTTCTTGATTCAATACTCTTGTAAGTTGGGAACATGATCTTTGTGTATAACGAACATTGGTTCTATCTTATCATTTCTAATAAAGTGTGTTTACGTTATCAGAAAACTGCTCAAATCTGGTGGAGCGTCGTTCCTCTATAGGAAACCTTCAAAAATTGTCTACGTTGTTAACGCGTTGATGTTCAAAGTTAGAGGCTCTTCCAACCAACATCAACTTGGAATCTCTCTGTACACTTGATCTCACACAAAGCACACAGTTGAAAAGTTTCCCTAAGATCTCCACAAACATTTGGGATCTTGTCGGGTCTCGTCTTTCTCACTTTGTTATGTCATATTTTGAAAGCCTCAAAGAATTCCTGCATGCTCTTAACATCATCACAAAGTTGCTTTTGGTTAACGAAGATATACAAGAAGTTCCTCCATGGGTCCAAGGAATGTCTCGTTTACGTGTCCTTGGACTCCACGACTGCAATAATTTGGTATCACTCCCCCAACTCTCAGATACCCTATATCTCATAGATGCAAGTCCCTTGAGAGACTGGATTGTTCCTTTAAAATCTACATATTCGTCTCCACTTCGCCAACTGCTTCAAATTGAATCAAGAAGCCAGAGACCTCATCATGCACACACCAACTCGTCAACATTCAATATTATCTGGTACACAAGTTCCTTCCTGCTTCAATCACCGAGCTACTGCTGAGGGTACCTTGAAAATCAAGTTGATTGAGTCGCCTCTTCCTATGTCCTTGAGATTTAAGGTTTGTATCATGATGGTTGAAGGTACGGAAGAAAATTTTGAGACCTCAGCGTTGGTCTGGATTAGTATCGTggacaaacaaaataatctcaAGGTTTAGTGTACACCAAGCTTCCATGCAATAGGTCGACGAATTCTAACAGAGCATATCTACACATTTTAAGTTGAAGCAAAAGAGGTGACTTCCACCGAGCTTCTCTTTAAGTTCAAAACAAGCAATACCAATTGGCAGATCAAAGAATGCGGCCTACTACAAATCTTGGAGGTCCCATCATGTTGATGAGCATGACGAAAACTTCATAGATGGCATGCATGGTGGAGGTATTAAAATTCTCTGCCATTTTCTATCTTtcattaatttgaaattaataaactCGAATCTACAGAGACTCTAAcagaaatattataattaaattacaagatgaaacaaaaaaataaagagttgtaaattcagatggatgaaacgttaggcctagggaaattctcaggaaatcatggaaaatcagatcaatcaaTTAACCAAGCAGGAtacaacaattaagcaccgttcttgaactctaaacacaattgtaaaataaatcagttctcatagcaaatattatctaagtttaaaacctgaaaatccaaatttgtttgttaaatccaagttaaaaaccagcaataaaatcaagtttagatttgttcacaaaatcactaattcaaatctctttgcaaaaagtaattttgctcaccaaaggtttttgtcaggaaaatcaattatattctcatatcaatcaataatccaatg from Camelina sativa cultivar DH55 chromosome 9, Cs, whole genome shotgun sequence encodes:
- the LOC104710929 gene encoding putative receptor-like protein kinase At3g46340; translated protein: MASPRGILLVALIAAFAVIHFVQADHFHDQEGFISLDCGLSPSETSPYTEPQTGLRFSSDSNFIQSGKIGRIQKSLEEEYLTQHITLRYFPDGIRNCYNLTVKKGTNYLIRARNVYGNYDGLSSYPKFDLYLGPNFWVTINMAKYAGNGTWEEIFHTPRSNSLDLCLVKTGTSTPFISAIELRPLPNNSYITTSGSLKTFNRFYFSTSKEDHQRYPNDVYDRMWKPYFASWWKQISTSFTVNTSDSFLLPQFTVTTAATPANTSAPLNHAIYLEFPTCKVFMYLHLSEVQALRANESREFDILLSGESVYDFYSPKYLQSNTVGNPSPIICEDGICNLELSKSSKSTHPPLLNALEIFTVAELPQSETDENDVVAIKKIKATYGLSRISWQGDPCVPRAFLWDGLYCSDSNTSIPPRITSLNLSSSGLTGTIAPGIQNLTHLEKLDLSNNNLTGAIPEFLAHMKSLLLINLSKNNMNGSIPQALRDREKDGLRIFVGEDEMNQCSSGSCGTKKKFPTMIIAVAASALVVIAVILVLIFVFRKKKEPSHVEATPSSKIVSRAIVTPTSISPISIETKNRKFTYLEVMEMTNNFQRALGEGGFGIVYHGYLNGSEQVAIKVLSESSSQGYKHFKAEVELLLRVHHVNLVSLVGYCDERDHLALIYEYMSNGDLKYHLSGKHSGSVLSWSTRLRVAVDAALGLEYLHIGCRPSMVHRDVKSTNILLDERFMAKIADFGLSRSCQLESHVSTVVAGTPGYLDPEYYRTGRLAEMSDVYSFGIVLLEMITNQSVIDQNREKSHITEWVAFALNRGDITKIMDPDLYGDYNSRSVWRALELAMLCACPSSEKRPSMSQVVSELKECLISENTVRRKNQDTDSQSSFELSMSFDTKAVPSAR